The following coding sequences are from one Rutidosis leptorrhynchoides isolate AG116_Rl617_1_P2 chromosome 11, CSIRO_AGI_Rlap_v1, whole genome shotgun sequence window:
- the LOC139877084 gene encoding 3'-5' exonuclease gives METKNPDTIQQSVCPDWDIEFTEEELKSIEAVFESAAASSSSRKQVTDSLAGDRRKTRRTLPESLFNFTKQSSFSTNYSSRERNPIGASSSCSLVPCPRNRFSTPYRPYFRENMKMRCPAMTFKGQIVYSRTFSEVEKAAAELIKFLETKIKDDGRAVIGFDIEWKPTFRKGVTPSKAAVLQICADAARCHVMHIIHSGIPQNLKSLLGDPRSLKVGVGIAGDARKVFNDHNVSVDALEDLSRLANLKLGGEPKMWGLSSLTEKITCKQVPKPYKIRLGNWEANPLSREQLNYAATDAFVSWYLFEVLNRLPDADTRTNEAVAPSGVN, from the exons ATGGAAACCAAAAATCCTGACACAATTCAACAGTCTGTTTGCCCAGATTGGGACATTGAATTTACCGAAGAAGAGTTGAAATCAATTGAAGCTGTATTCGAATCCGCCGCCGCTTCTTCATCGTCTCGGAAACAAGTTACCGATTCCCTAGCCGGAGATCGTCGGAAAACTCGCCGGACGTTGCCTGAATCTTTGTTTAATTTCACAAAACAATCATCATTTTCAACTAATTATTCTTCACGTGAAAGAAATCCGATTGGTGCGTCAAGTTCGTGTTCTTTAGTTCCGTGCCCTAGAAATCGGTTTTCTACTCCGTACAGACCTTATTTTCGTG AAAATATGAAGATGAGATGCCCTGCAATGACTTTTAAAGGTCAGATTGTGTACAGTAGAACATTTTCAGAGGTGGAGAAAGCTGCAGCTGAGCTTATAAAGTTTCTTGAAACTAAGATTAAAGATGATGGTCGTGCTGTTATTGGATTCGACATTGAGTGGAAACCAACATTCAGAAAAG GTGTTACACCATCCAAGGCGGCAGTTCTACAAATATGTGCTGATGCTGCTCGTTGCCATGTAATGCATATTATACATTCTGGAATCCCCCAAAATTTGAAGTCTCTTCTTGGGGACCCCAGATCTTTAAAG GTAGGAGTTGGAATTGCTGGAGATGCGCGTAAAGTCTTCAATGATCATAATGTATCGGTTGATGCTTTAGAAGATTTGTCACGTTTGGCCAATTTAAAACTTGGTGGAGAGCCTAAGATGTGGGGTCTGTCATCACTAACTGAGAAAATTACTTGCAAACAG GTTCCAAAACCCTACAAGATTAGATTAGGAAATTGGGAGGCTAATCCTTTATCAAGAGAACAGCTAAATTATGCAGCCACAGATGCATTTGTATCTTGGTACTTGTTTGAG GTACTCAACCGTTTGCCGGATGCTGATACTCGTACAAATGAAGCGGTCGCACCCTCAGGAGTTAATTGA